Proteins encoded within one genomic window of Arachis ipaensis cultivar K30076 chromosome B08, Araip1.1, whole genome shotgun sequence:
- the LOC107611499 gene encoding clustered mitochondria protein yields the protein MAGKSSKGRSRKGTSNHNSNNGSITNGNVNNNTVSNDVSNSLKHVPAKDNNAAIANSENENGKPDSIAAETESAFSSNPQNVKEEETHNSEAQLMQGEDNLYAVPVKTLTGEKLEVHLNPGDSIIDVRQFLLDSPEMGFVTCYDLILHTKDGSSHHLEDYNELSDVADITTGGCSLEVVPAMYDDRSIRAHVHRTRDVFSLSNVRASFSSVIAKQNETLQNRAANSRDSSKTEVRDLDGLGFMEDPSGSLGNLLPSPLKDVKCVESIVFSSFNPPPSYRRLVGDLIYLDVVTLEGNAFCITGTTRVFYVNSSTANNFDWKPSKATWEATTLIALLQKISPKFKKAFREILDRRRAYHHPFENLQSLLPPNSWLGLYPVPDHTRDPARAENSLTLLYGSEPMGMQRDWNEELQSCREFPHTTLQERMIRDRARYKVTSDFVDAATNGAIGVINGCIPPINPSDPECFHMYVHNNIFFSFAVDADLEQLSKKSTDSNSNIQSTDIRQDSENVSDSQVPSGGKSNGSSSEDLNNGVEAAQEISPEAQLAESEQATYASANNDLKGTIAYQEADVDGLYNLAMAIIDYRGHRVVAQSVLPGILQGDKSESLKYGSVDNGKKICWNEDFHSKVSEAAKCLHLKEHSVLDGSGNAFKLAAPVECKGIVGGDDRHYILDLLRVTPRDANYTGPGSRFCILRSELIAAFCQAQASEKSKSKETNSEGADNLATNFQNEADADNKELTNEKTTENAEEVSSASAGGYDNCDEIVFNPNVFTEFKLAGSPEEIAADEDNVRKVGQYLTDVVIPNIIQDLWQLDVTPMDGQSLTETLHARGINVRYIGKVADGTKHLPHMWDLCTNEIVVRSSKHIIKDVLRDTEDHDLAPALSHLLNCIFGSCQAPAGKPDSNGIQSRTPKKVFPNMVVFLVIFINHSFLMIPRWKSKGGSRKSQPLYTKISSESLWSDIQEFAMSKYKFELPEDSRSRVKKICVIRNLCRKVGITVASRKYDLNSTTPFQPSDILDLCPVVRHSVPVCSDAKKLTDAAKSHMSAGSLNEAYDLFTEAFKILQQVTGPMHCEVATCCRYLAMITYHAGEMDVAVAQQQRELIINETCLGLDHPDTAHSYANMALYYHGWEKTEFALPYMTRALLLLSLSSGSDHPDVAATFVNVAMMYKELKKMNISLRYLQEALKKNERLLGEKHIQTAVCYHALAIIFNSMGAFKLSLQHEKKTFEILVKQLGEDDPKTQESLNWINTFKIRELQARPEFVQAFQAVTDGGSGSSGAPTNKSVNAAMIAETLPRGRGVDERAARAAAIARKKAAARGLVVRSQVQVQVQSHPPPLTPLFNIINSGVAPDVLGNGDVNGVKKNGVRSSDPADATKDQSVPTQKQEQTPAGLGKGLASLDAKKQKSKPKPKVEA from the exons ATGGCTGGAAAATCAAGCAAGGGAAGGAGCAGAAAAGGAACCAGTAATCATAATAGCAATAACGGTAGTATTACGAATGGTAATGTTAATAATAATACTGTTTCCAATGACGTTTCAAATTCCTTGAAGCACGTTCCTGCAAAGGATAATAATGCTGCAATAGCAAACTCggaaaatgaaaatggaaaacCTGATTCAATTGCGGCTGAAACTGAATCTGCATTTAGTTCTAATCCTCAGAACGTGAAGGAGGAAGAAACACATAATTCAGAGGCACAACTAATGCAAG GTGAGGATAATCTTTACGCTGTTCCTGTCAAAACACTAACTGGGGAAAAGCTTGAAGTACAT TTGAACCCGGGAGACAGCATCATTGATGTAAGGCAGTTCCTTCTTGATTCTCCAGAGATGGGCTTCGTCACATGTTATGACCTGATCTTACACACAAAAGATGGATCCTCTCATCACCTGGAGGATTATAATGAACTTTCGGATGTGGCTGATATTACTACTGGTGGCTGCTCATTGGAAGTGGTTCCTG CAATGTATGATGATAGATCAATAAGGGCTCATGTTCACCGAACTAGAGATGTGTTTTCTCTTTCTAATGTCCGTGCTTCATTCTCATCTGTAATTGCAAAGCAGAATGAAACATTACAAAACAGAGCTGCAAACTCCAGAG ACTCTTCAAAAACTGAAGTTCGAGACCTTGACGGACTTGGTTTTATGGAGGATCCTTCTGGTTCATTGGGTAATTTACTACCGTCCCCATTGAAAGATGTCAAGTGTGTGGAGAGCATAGTGTTTTCATCCTTCAATCCTCCTCCAAGCTATAGAAG GCTTGTTGGAGACTTGATTTATTTGGATGTGGTAACATTGGAGGGTAATGCATTTTGTATAACGGGAACTACAAGGGTGTTTTATGTCAACTCAAGCACAGCAAACAATTTTGACTGGAAGCCAAGCAAAGCTACATGGGAAGCAACAACCCTTATTGCTCTCTTACAAAAGATTAGCCCCAAGTTCAAGAAAG CTTTCCGTGAAATTTTGGATCGAAGACGGGCATATCATCATCCCTTTGAAAATTTGCAATCCTTGCTGCCACCTAATTCGTGGCTTGGGTTATACCCAGTTCCCG ATCACACTCGTGATCCGGCCAGGGCTGAGAATTCATTGACCCTTTTATATGGAAGTGAACCAATGGGCATGCAAAGGGATTGGAACGAGGAGCTGCAATCTTGTCGAGAATTTCCTCATACAACTCTTCAGGAGAG GATGATAAGGGATAGAGCACGTTACAAGGTGACGTCAGACTTTGTTGATGCAGCAACTAATGGTGCTATTGGAGTGATCAACGGATGCATTCCTCCAATAAACCCAAGTGACCCGGAATGCTTTCACAT GTATGTACACAAcaatatattttttagttttgcTGTTGATGCCGACCTTGAGCAGCTCTCAAAGAAATCCACAGACTCTAATTCAAATATACAGAGCACAGACATTCGGCAAGATTCTGAAAATGTTTCAGACTCTCAGGTTCCCAGTGGGGGAAAAAGCAACGGTTCAAGTTCCGAAGATCTTAATAATGGGGTGGAAGCTGCTCAAGAGATCTCACCTGAGGCACAGTTGGCTGAGAGTGAGCAGGCTACTTATGCTTCAGCAAATAATGATTTGAAGGGCACAATAGCTTACCAGGAAGCTGACGTGGATGGACTCTACAATCTTGCTATGGCTATAATTGACTACAGGGGTCACAGAGTGGTTGCTCAG AGTGTATTACCAGGCATTCTTCAAGGCGACAAGTCGGAGTCTCTTAAGTATGGCTCCGTTGACAATGGGAAGAAAATTTGCTGGAATGAAGATTTTCATTCCAAG gTATCGGAGGCTGCCAAATGCCTTCATTTAAAAGAACACTCAGTCCTTGATGGATCTGGAAATGCTTTCAAATTAGCTGCACCAGTGGAATGCAAGGGAATTGTTGGCGGTGATGACAG GCACTATATCTTAGATTTGTTGCGGGTAACTCCTCGAGATGCAAACTACACTGGACCTGGTTCCCGGTTTTGTATATTGAGATCAGAATTAATTGCTGCCTTTTGCCAG GCCCAAGCATCAGAGAAATCAAAATCCAAGGAGACTAATTCTGAAGGTGCAGATAACTTGGCCACTAATTTTCAAAATGAAGCTGATGCTGACAATAAG GAGTTAACAAATGAGAAGACAACTGAGAATGCCGAAGAAGTTTCATCTGCATCTGCTGGGGGATATGATAATTGTGATGAAATAGTTTTTAACCCTAATGTTTTCACTGAATTCAAACTAGCTGGGAGCCCAGAG GAAATTGCTGCTGATGAAGACAATGTGAGGAAAGTTGGTCAATATCTTACTGATGTGGTGATTCCAAACATTATACAAGATCTTTGGCAGCTTGACGTTACACCTATGGATGGCCAGTCATTAACAGAAACACTTCATGCTCGTGGAATTAATGTTCGGTATATTGGCAAA GTGGCTGATGGGACTAAACATCTTCCTCATATGTGGGATCTTTGCACTAACGAGATTGTTGTCAGATCATCCAAACATATTATCAAG GATGTATTGAGAGACACAGAGGATCATGATCTTGCTCCTGCATTATCTCATTTGTTGAACTGCATATTTGGAAGTTGTCAAGCTCCTGCTGGGAAACCAGATTCAAATGGCATACAATCCAGGACTCCAAAAAAGGTTTTTCCAAATATGGTTGTTTTCCTTGTAATATTTATTAACCATTCTTTTCTTATGATCC CACGATGGAAAAGCAAGGGGGGTTCAAGGAAGAGTCAACCTTTGTACACGAAAATAAGCTCTGAATCTCTATGGTCTGACATCCAAGAATTTGCAATGAGCAAATACAAG TTTGAGTTACCCGAGGATTCAAGGTCACGTGTGAAGAAAATTTGTGTTATACGTAATCTTTGTCGGAAG GTTGGTATAACTGTTGCATCTCGTAAATATGATCTTAATTCTACAACACCCTTCCAACCATCAGATATCTTGGATCTCTGTCCAGTTGTCAGGCATTCAGTTCCAGTTTGTTCAGATGCCAAGAAACTTACGGATGCAGCAAAAAGTCATATGTCAGCT GGATCACTCAATGAAGCTTACGATCTATTTACTGAGGCATTTAAAATTCTTCAACAG GTTACAGGTCCAATGCATTGTGAGGTTGCTACCTGCTGTCG GTATCTTGCAATGATTACGTATCATGCTGGAGAGATGGATGTGGCTGTTGCACAACAGCAAAGAGAGTTGATTATCAATGAGACTTGTCTTGGTCTAGATCATCCTGACACAGCTCACag TTATGCTAATATGGCACTCTACTATCATGGATGGGAAAAAACTGAATTTGCCCTTCCCTACATGACTCGTGCTTTGCTCCTGTTAAGTTTATCATCAGGCTCTGATCATCCTGATGTTGCCGCAACTTTCGTAAACGTAGCAATGATGTATAAGGAATTGAAAAAGATGAACATATCTCTTCGTTATCTACAAGAAGCTTTAAAGAAGAATGAACGGCTTCTTGGCGAGAAACATATTCAAACTGCTGTTTGTTATCATGCTCTTGCTATTATATTCAACTCTATGGGTGCATTCAAGCTCTCTCTGCAG CATGAGAAGAAAACATTTGAGATACTTGTCAAACAACTTGGCGAAGATGATCCAAAAACACAGGAGTCTCTAAACTGGATAAATACATTTAAGATTCGTGAGTTACAG GCACGTCCTGAGTTTGTACAAGCATTCCAAGCAGTTACAGATGGGGGATCTGGAAGTTCAGGTGCACCCACAAATAAATCTGTCAATGCTGCAATGATTGCTGAGACCCTCCCCAGGGGAAGGGGAGTCGATGAAAGGGCTGCACGTGCAGCTGCCATAGCTCGGAAGAAGGCAGCAGCCAGGGGCCTGGTGGTGCGCTCTCAAGTACAAGTACAAGTACAATCACATCCTCCTCCGCTCACACCGCTTTTCAACATCATAAATTCCGGCGTGGCTCCCGATGTTTTGGGCAATGGGGATGTCAATGGAGTAAAGAAGAATGGCGTTCGTTCAAGTGATCCAGCAGATGCTACAAAAGACCAATCAGTGCCGACGCAAAAACAAGAACAAACTCCGGCTGGACTGGGGAAAGGGTTGGCATCGTTGGATGCAAAGAAACAGAaatcaaaaccaaaaccaaaggtTGAGGCTTGA
- the LOC107611500 gene encoding thaumatin-like protein yields the protein MGGVQLRSGQAVNITAPKAWSGRFWGRRGCSFDSSGSGLCVTGDCGGKLKCDGAGGVPPASLAEFTLDSPEGDFYDVSLVDGYNMPVSIFPSGGSGQCKAVTCRSDLNRNCPSGLELRRNGKIVGCKSACMAFNKPQYCCTGDFNSPNKCQPTNYSKVFKASCPQAYSYAYDDSTSTFTCQGADYLIRNLDLILHKVHFRLHFKSILSTEMLYHT from the exons ATGGGGGGGGTTCAACTAAGATCTGGTCAAGCTGTAAACATCACTGCACCAAAAGCATGGTCTGGCCGGTTTTGGGGTCGACGAGGATGCTCTTTTGATAGCTCTGGTAGTGGATTGTGCGTCACCGGTGATTGCGGAGGCAAGCTCAAGTGTGATGGTGCCGGGGGCGTGCCACCAGCTTCGCTAGCAGAGTTTACCCTAGACAGCCCAGAGGGGGACTTTTATGACGTTAGCCTTGTCGATGGTTACAACATGCCAGTGTCAATCTTCCCCTCCGGAGGATCCGGTCAGTGCAAGGCTGTCACTTGCCGTTCGGATTTGAACAGAAACTGCCCAAGTGGATTGGAGTTGAGAAGAAATGGGAAAATTGTTGGTTGTAAGAGTGCATGTATGGCATTCAACAAGCCACAATATTGTTGCACTGGAGACTTTAATAGCCCAAATAAGTGCCAACCAACAAACTATTCAAAGGTGTTCAAGGCTTCTTGTCCTCAGGCTTATAGCTATGCCTATGATGATTCAACCAGCACTTTCACTTGCCAAGGAGCTGACTATTTAATTAG GAACCTTGATTTGATCTTACACAAAGTTCATTTTAGGTTGCACTTTAAGAGTATACTTTCTACGGAAATGTTATACCATACATGA